A window of Tripterygium wilfordii isolate XIE 37 chromosome 7, ASM1340144v1, whole genome shotgun sequence contains these coding sequences:
- the LOC120001605 gene encoding uncharacterized protein LOC120001605 has protein sequence MPKFDPWPVFFKREWHRNWPFLVGFAVTGAIITKLSMGFTEEDRKNSPFVQRHKR, from the exons ATGCCTAAGTTCGATCCATGGCCTGTTTTCTTCAAGCGAGAGTGGCACCGAAACTGGCCGTTCCTGGTCGGTTTCGCCGTAACCGGTGCCATTATCACCAAATTATCTATGGGCTTTACTG AGGAAGATCGTAAGAACTCGCCCTTTGTTCAGAGGCACAAGAGGTAA
- the LOC120001606 gene encoding histone H4 gives MSGRGKGGKGLGKGGAKRHRKVLRDNIQGITKPAIRRLARRGGVKRISGLIYEETRGVLKIFLENVIRDAVTYTEHARRKTVTAMDVVYALKRQGRTLYGFGG, from the coding sequence ATGTCTGGGCGTGGAAAGGGAGGCAAGGGATTGGGTAAGGGAGGAGCCAAGAGGCACCGTAAGGTCCTCAGAGACAACATCCAGGGCATCACCAAACCTGCCATCCGCCGGTTGGCCCGCAGAGGGGGTGTGAAGCGGATCAGTGGTCTGATATATGAGGAAACCAGAGGCGTTCTCAAGATCTTCTTGGAGAACGTCATTCGCGATGCTGTGACATATACTGAGCACGCCAGGAGAAAGACCGTGACTGCCATGGATGTGGTCTATGCTCTGAAAAGGCAAGGAAGGACTCTATATGGATTTGGGGGTTAG
- the LOC120002771 gene encoding uncharacterized protein LOC120002771 isoform X1: MEKASFPLRSSAYLDALAQEIERKLQRALASPSQRRNLLQELFADIALEVDDRAREMILRREQDTISSAEDSIHGQLCFYDVLADYYVQVPEQGKPILDLIVQLWSQSFASHIFSLLFHKWLFEIQLENSEVLIRYSSALVQGATNVFWIDIQSNARRFQSFFRYLLEDVALEPKRLNKIPVQVQRDLYLLLSRFILFYNSDDKLESFLKHFPIFPNAFLVGGPADFFVIELTDELQKLKVEPVLLHYFSELKALQGMELRMSTSTRLKACLYSFTSPGGPMYPTRAVRHAAWDALDLLFPVGRYPRHLIGLFFRLLYPWYWPSSCWNFIVSCIKALFYSLLRLIFSSWEKFEEPKMS; encoded by the exons ATGGAGAAAGCTTCGTTTCCGCTTCGAAGCTCCGCTTATCTCGACGCGCTTGCCCAGGAAATCGAAAGAAAGCTCCAACGG GCACTAGCTTCTCCATCGCAGAGGCGCAACTTGTTGCAAGAGTTGTTTGCGGACATAGCTTTGGAAGTTGATGATAGAGCTAGAG AGATGATTCTTAGGAGGGAACAAGATACAATTTCTTCTGCTGAGGATAGCATTCATGGTCAATTATGCTTTTATGATGTGCTTGCTGATTACTATGTTCAAGTGCCGGAGCAAGGAAAACCAATCCTTGATCTGATTGTCCAGCTTTGGAGCCAGTCATTTGCTTCACATATATTCTCCCTCTTGTTCCACAAATGG CTGTTTGAAATCCAACTTGAGAATTCTGAAGTACTGATCCGTTACTCATCTGCTCTTGTTCAAGGTGCTACAAATGTTTTCTG GATTGACATCCAGTCAAATGCAAGGCGCTTCCAATCTTTTTTTAGG TATCTGCTCGAGGATGTTGCATTGGAGCCCAAGAGGTTGAACAAAATCCCTGTGCAA GTCCAGCGAGATTTGTATCTTTTACTTTCAAGGTTCATACTATTTTACAACTCAG ATGACAAGCTAGAAAGCTTCTTGAAGCATTTCCCCATCTTTCCTAATGCTTTCTTAGTTGGTGGTCCAGCAGACTTCTTTGTCATTGAACTCACAGATGAG CTTCAGAAGCTAAAGGTGGAGCCTGTATTGTTGCATTACTTTTCAGAACTTAAAGCTCTTCAGG GCATGGAACTTCGAATGTCCACGAGCACGAGGTTGAAGGCATGTTTATATAGCTTCACTTCTCCTGGTGGTCCCATGTATCCCACAAGAGCCGTCCGTCATGCAGCATGGGATGCTCTAGATTTACTTTTTCCG GTTGGACGGTATCCCCGGCATCTTATTGGTCTGTTTTTCCGACTGTTATATCCATGGTACTGGCCTTCTTCATGTTGGAATTTTATAGTATCTTGCATAAAGGCGTTATTTTATTCTCTGTTGAGGTTGATCTTTTCTAGTTGGGAAAAGTTCGAAGAGCCAAAGATGTCCTGA
- the LOC120002771 gene encoding uncharacterized protein LOC120002771 isoform X2, with amino-acid sequence MILRREQDTISSAEDSIHGQLCFYDVLADYYVQVPEQGKPILDLIVQLWSQSFASHIFSLLFHKWLFEIQLENSEVLIRYSSALVQGATNVFWIDIQSNARRFQSFFRYLLEDVALEPKRLNKIPVQVQRDLYLLLSRFILFYNSDDKLESFLKHFPIFPNAFLVGGPADFFVIELTDELQKLKVEPVLLHYFSELKALQGMELRMSTSTRLKACLYSFTSPGGPMYPTRAVRHAAWDALDLLFPVGRYPRHLIGLFFRLLYPWYWPSSCWNFIVSCIKALFYSLLRLIFSSWEKFEEPKMS; translated from the exons ATGATTCTTAGGAGGGAACAAGATACAATTTCTTCTGCTGAGGATAGCATTCATGGTCAATTATGCTTTTATGATGTGCTTGCTGATTACTATGTTCAAGTGCCGGAGCAAGGAAAACCAATCCTTGATCTGATTGTCCAGCTTTGGAGCCAGTCATTTGCTTCACATATATTCTCCCTCTTGTTCCACAAATGG CTGTTTGAAATCCAACTTGAGAATTCTGAAGTACTGATCCGTTACTCATCTGCTCTTGTTCAAGGTGCTACAAATGTTTTCTG GATTGACATCCAGTCAAATGCAAGGCGCTTCCAATCTTTTTTTAGG TATCTGCTCGAGGATGTTGCATTGGAGCCCAAGAGGTTGAACAAAATCCCTGTGCAA GTCCAGCGAGATTTGTATCTTTTACTTTCAAGGTTCATACTATTTTACAACTCAG ATGACAAGCTAGAAAGCTTCTTGAAGCATTTCCCCATCTTTCCTAATGCTTTCTTAGTTGGTGGTCCAGCAGACTTCTTTGTCATTGAACTCACAGATGAG CTTCAGAAGCTAAAGGTGGAGCCTGTATTGTTGCATTACTTTTCAGAACTTAAAGCTCTTCAGG GCATGGAACTTCGAATGTCCACGAGCACGAGGTTGAAGGCATGTTTATATAGCTTCACTTCTCCTGGTGGTCCCATGTATCCCACAAGAGCCGTCCGTCATGCAGCATGGGATGCTCTAGATTTACTTTTTCCG GTTGGACGGTATCCCCGGCATCTTATTGGTCTGTTTTTCCGACTGTTATATCCATGGTACTGGCCTTCTTCATGTTGGAATTTTATAGTATCTTGCATAAAGGCGTTATTTTATTCTCTGTTGAGGTTGATCTTTTCTAGTTGGGAAAAGTTCGAAGAGCCAAAGATGTCCTGA